Sequence from the Herbaspirillum sp. meg3 genome:
CGGACGCCCGCGGGCACGTACATATCTGCCTTCATTCTGGAACCAAATGGACCCACGGCCATCGCCCCTCGTATAGGCGCAGCCAATTCCTCGACCTTGACTCTTGGCCACTCAGAACTCATACCCGAGTCCTCCCAACTTCTGCCGAATCAGCGCATCTAGTTCCGAGCCCTTGCTCATCTGCTCACCCAACTTCTCAGTCAGCTTTTGTATCTTGTCGGCAAAGGCCTCATCATCAGCCTCAACTTCTTCAGCGCCAACATAGCGACCCGGCGTCAGCACATGGCCGTGCTGGGCAATCTCGGCTAGAGGCACGCTACGGCAAAAGCCCGGCACATCTTGATACTCGGTAACGGTAGCACCAGCTTCTACCTCGCCACGCCATGCCGCAACAGTATCCGCAATGTAGGTAATTGCTTCATCGTTCAACTCGGTCTGAACGCGGGAAATCATCTTACCCTGCTTACGTGCATCGATGAACAGCACTTCGCCCTCGCGCTTTTTCTGCTTGGTCAAGAACCACAAACAAGCTGGAATCTGGGTATTGAAGAACAACTGCCCTGGCAGTGCAATCATCACCTCCACCACGTCAGCATCAACCATGGCAGCACGAATGACACCCTCATTATTTTGACTTGAACTCATCGAACCATTGGCCAGCACGATACCGGCACGGCCATTTGGTTTGAGGTGATGCAGCATGTGCTGTAACCATGCGTAGTTGGCATTGCCTTTTGGTGGGTCGCCATAGACCCAGCGCGGGTCGCCTTCCAGACTGCCGTGCCACCAGTCGCTGATATTGAACGGCGGGTTAGCCAGAATGAAGTCGGCCCGCAGGTCCGGGTGTTGGTTCTTGATGAAGGTATCGCCGGGTTCGCGACCCAAGTTAAAATCGATGCCGCGAATCGCCAAGTTCATGGCTGCCAGACGCCAGGTAGTCGGATTGGCCTCTTGACCGTAGATGGACACGTCGCCCAACTTGCCGCCATGGGCTTCGATGAATTTTTCAGATTGCACGAACATGCCGCCCGAGCCGCAGCAAGGGTCATACACTTGGCCATGGTGTGGGGCCAACACGGCAACCAAGGTCTTGACGATGCTGGCAGGCGTGTAGAACTGGCCGCCCCGCTTGCCTTCCGCACTGGCGAACATACCCAGGAAATATTCGTACACTTGTCCCAGTACATCACGCGCTTCCGATGCGTTGGTGCCAAAGCCGATAGTGGAAACCAAGTCCACCAGCTCGCCAAGCTTGCCATCAGGTAGTTGCGCTCGGGCGTAGCGTTTGTCCAGGATGCCTTTGAGCTTGGGGTTCTCGCCCTCGATAACGGTCAGGGCATCGTCAATGCGTTTGCCGATGTCCGGTTGTTTGGCGGCTGCGCGTAAGGCTTCCCACCGGGCACCTTCGGCCACCCAGAAAACGTTAGCAGCCTTGTAGTAATCGCGGTCTTCCAGTTCTTCCGCAATTAATTCGGCATTGGAATCGGGCAGAAAATAATCATCCGACTCATCGGTAAACCGCATCGCGAGTTCTGCCTGACGTGCTGAGAAGGTGTCTGAGATGTACTTGAGAAAAATCAGCCCGAGAACCAGATGCTTATATTCTGCGGCGTCCATGTTGGCGCGCAGCTTGTCAGCGGTTGCCCAGAGTGTTTTTTTGATGTCGTCGAGCATTAACTGATGTCACCTTCGTGAGTAAAAAGCGTGTTCGCGTTATTGTTATCAAATACGCATGGAATTGATTATTGCATTTTCGACATTTTACGATTAATTGCCTTATCAGGCGCCCGAAGAATGCCATGAAATGAAACGTTACAATGACTTTCCATACCGTACGGAGGCACCTTATATCCAACTCAGCGCCATGTGAGGAGGAGGCCGGGTACCAAAGTGGTAGCCCGGCCGAGAAAAATACTACCTTTCTTAAAATCTCCTTTTTCGCTATCCAACCTGCCAAGGTTAGAGTTCGTCTCGTCCACCGCCAAGCGGACGAGACGGCACATCACTGCAACAGGCCGCCAAGCCTAACCACATACTTTCGCAAAACGCTTCAACCTTTCGGGACATGGTGCCAACCATGTCGCCGCTTTCGCAGCTCCCCAAGTGCTTCGGTCGTATCGCACATTGAGTCGAACCCTAATCAGTTAATCTCCCCCTCTCACCATCTTCCCGTACGGAGCCATCCGATACGGTACGGCGAGAGGTTCCCACGTTAGTTACCAGCTACTGCGCAACGTAGCGCCACCATCTCCACACTCCCCTAGTCTTCCGACTTCCCTTAGGTTTCCCTGGCTCGATGTTCCATAGCGGCTCAGGTACTCAGATTGTGCTTCATCGACTACGAACCACGGCTTCATGCCTATGGCTCTACGTTGCTCCGCACAGCACCCATCGAGGGGTGCCGTTACACGCTTAAGCTATCCAGAGGCCCATGGTTTCCCAAGGTGCCAACCGCGCCAGGTTTCCCCTTGCAGCCCTCGTACATCGCTATACGCTCATCAGCCTACGTGTGCGGTACGGGTTATGCCCTTGCGGCACATCCCCCGAATCGGCCTTTCACCGACTTTCACCAAATAACAGGTCACCAGGCCATTGCCTGCCTGGAGCCGTTTCCGTGTCGCCCAACCTCGCCTTGGCAATATGCCGGCAGATTGGGTCGAAGAAGGGAGTTACACCCTTCAGCGCCCATCGCAGCCGCACCAGCCCTATTAGAGGCATGCGGCTACAGCGTTTGCTTGGCATCAGATTGGCGACCTGATGCCTGTCGAGGTGGCGCCTCGACACGTCCTTTCGGACAGTATGTGTGTTTACAGTTGGCGGTCTGTCCGAAGGCCCCTGGTAGCTACCGCAGAGAACCTTGGGACAGACCGCCGTGCATGCGAGCGCCTCAGCTTTCGCTGCGGCTCTGGACCTACACAAAATGATTGTCCTATTTGGTATAGCTAAAAGCAGTTTGTGTTCAAAGCTTCATGAAGATGTATGCCCTCTAAGGAAGAGCAAGTACAAATAGATACCGATGGATATAATCCCGACACCGAAGGAAGTGCCTCCGGCATGAACAATAATCAGACCGTGCTGACCGTTGGCCTGTGACACAGGTTCTAAATCGCTAGCCTAGTCAGGCTTATACGCGAGGTTGCACCGAGTGCGGGGCGGCCTCGATAAAAGAGAAGCAATGAGAGGGGAAGCTCCGAGCCACGTAGATACCTAACTTGGCTGGATTTCAACTCAACGCGAAGGTAAACTGGAACCAGAGCTTGTCACCTTAAAGCCTATTCTCCAGTTTCATCTCGCGAAAACACAAAAACAAATAAAGGAAGGGGTATCAAATGAATCGCCGATTGGCTTTGGTTACTATGGCTGCAGCTATTCTCATCCACGCACCTGTATTCTCCGCTCCGCCAAAACGGCTGGAGCTTTTTGGTATGCAGCTCAAAGGCGCAACACGTGACCAATTACGCCAAACCTTCAAGCAAAACGGAGTTAACCCCGTGCGAGAAGATGACCGTTACTGGGTAGATAACTACAATGCAAATGGCGTGCTAGACGGTGCCACCGAGTTCTCTGCCGGCTACGTTTCCGCCACTAGCAAGTTCGCTTTTGCCGGTTACACGTTTCCCAGCCGCATGGATACACAGCAAGTTGGAAAGATTATCGATATGGTCGCCGCGAAATACGGGCGTCCTACATCGCGCAAAGGAAACTACGGGCTAGGCGAAGTGGCGGCCATTTGGTCAATTGGGCAAGGCATGGAGCTACGTGTGACGCGTGGTTGGCCAGATACCACTACATACTTGCTTTACGTGGATTTGAACGCAAATAAAGCTATGGAGGCAGAAATAGCCGCCAACCGTAAGACTCAACAAGCTGAAAAGGCTAAAGCTCAATCCAAGGCGTTTTGACGACTAATTAGGAACGACATCATGAAAGATGCTGCCGGTGTCAATGTTAATGTCAACGGCGGCGACTGACTAGAGCCACCGCGTATCGGATAAGCATTTTTCTCAAGCAAATCAACTGTCTTGAAGGCTACTTTAATGAACCAAATTCAGCGGTCCCCCATCGACTCCAATTCGCTCAGAGCGAAATCGGACGGAGTTGTATTCTTTACTTCGGTGCGTCACGCAACTGACCTAGCGTCAGGATTTATGAGCGCTGAAGCTGCAAAGGCCCTGTTCGAACCAGCATCTTTTTCAATTACGGGCGGCGGAAATTTTTGCTGTGAGGATTTACGCCTCGGCCGCGAGTTGCCTCTTTATGAGGTTGCATATAAAGACAAAGTGTATCGAGCTCTGGTCCGCAAACCTAGCGGCGAAAATGCCTCTATGGGCCTTGAACTCATTCGCACCTGGGCTCTTGGCGTAACCAGCGACGGCTGGTATGCTCAACCGCCAAGCCGTGTACCAAATACGCCGCAAGCCCTGGTCGCCGAACTACAGGGCATCACTGGCGCCAAAATGACCGACCTGATTGAGAACGGATATGACCTCCTTCAATATCGCCTTTTGAACGAGCTAGCTTATCCCAAATCCATAGCCCCTGCCGGCTACACCTTGAAAGAAAGATATCTTTTAACCATAGCCCCGAATGGCGAATTGACTACGCTCTACGACACGCCAACAGGCGTCGACGCCGATAGATGGAGCTATTTTCTTCATGCATTGGATAGCCGTAACACAGCCAAAACGCTAGATGAATATGCTGCCTACGGCAACGTCATCCGGGAGTTTGGCCAGAGCGGCGCCACGGCCTTGCGCCAGGCATTGAGACTACGACTTGGCGCCGAAGAGAAGAAGCCTTTCGCACATGTACAGAAGGCATTCTTTGAGCTATATCCACCTCGAAAATACGAAACCGAGGTGGAGCGAAGCATAGCTGGTTACCGGGCCATATTTGAAACAAAGAGGCGATTCTAATGGGCAAATCGAGGTGAAAGACAAAAGCGGGGATTAGAAGTTGAGCAAGGGATTCAAACCGCAGCCGTGTATTGAGGCCTGTACATAATTAAAACACAATTCTATTTGCTCTTCAGAGTTGTCCCGTATGTGAACTTCCGCTTCTGGCCGATTGGGGTCAACGCCAATCGTAAGTAAATTTCCACGTGATTGCATCAACGGCGTTTGCATCAAGTTTAGGAAATTTCGCTAATAGCACCTCTCGAAAGAGCTTACTGCCTTCGAGAATATCGTGGCTCGTCCAGTCAATCGAAATATGCTCGGTCACTTTAAGCAATTCTTTTATTTCCAGAAGCAAACGATGTCCCTCGATATTTCCGAATTCCTGGAGGACGTTGTCGGCATCGGCCGAGGGAAACGGTTTGGTACCAAAACCTAGATAAATTTCTATCGCGCTGCTTAGGGATGACATCATAAGACTTTATACATTTGAAATAATCAGGATGACCACTACTGGCCGATTGAGTGCATTTATCTGTTACATGAAAATTGGCAGGTGCGAGACAACCTTCCGCATGAGTCTCTCTGCTTAAGATTTTTTTATTATCTATTTATCGGTGGAACGCCGGCCGAAGTCTGTGCCAACAGCACCCGCTGATATCGTAGTAACTCTTGAGATATCAGTAGCATGACGTTTTCTACATTCCCGTTGGGAACTGGTAAATGAGCGACATTACTCGTCATTTTCTGAATTAGGCCAAGCGCACCCGAGGCCTTGGATGCATCCAGTTGCGCGCACACTGCCATTAAAACAATGTCCATCGAGTGCATTTTTGCAAACAAATACTCTATTTCTTTTTCTTTCATGTTGTAACCTATTCTTAAAAATTCAACAATTTGCGAGGGAAATATGGAATGTGTATTAGTAGATATGCAGAAATATACCGCGTTAAAGGGCATGGTCGACCAGTCGGCAAAGGCATACGCAGCTGCTACCTCGCTCATTGACGCACTCAACCACGCATTTGCGGGTACCAATTCAGCCTTAGGGGTTGGAGCGCTGAAAATTGCTCCCATTGCCCTGGAGTCATTTGAATTTTCAGTTACGAGCGGAGTGGCACAGGGAAGACTGACCTACGAGGCGGAAATAATTGAGGGTGCATATGTCGGCGCTCTCACATTGTGGAAGAGAAGTTTTAATGCCGAAGGCGCTCGAATTTGGACGAAAGCATGGAAAGTGTATCTTCCAACAAACGACTCCCCGTATTACTTTGATGGTCGACAACGACAGGCACTAGAGATTATTGGACCACGAGGCGACAAGACAATAATTACAATCGGCACCACGTTCATCGTGCGATTGATGGAAGAGTAATGCTTCTCTAACGCGAGATATCGAGGGATAGTCAAAGGACAGTTCGAGCTATTCAAACGGATGCTTGACTTTGTTCTGCCCGGAACCGTCGTCATCAGCGCTTCCTTCCAGTACATCTAGCCTGTGGCTAACTAGACTTGCGTCCCCCGCCCTAAGATTCCCTCTGGCGCACGCCGCAATCGCTTAATTTTTTATGCAAACTCTGGAATTACTATTGAAAAACCATCTTACGCCAGCATGGCTGTCGGCATCTCAATCGAAACATCTAGGAATCGAAGGTGAGTAAAGAAGTTAAAAGCCCTTGTGTCTCACTTTGTTTTCTGAAGCACGATGTCTGCACTGGGTGTGGCCGCTCCAAATCTGAAATCAAGGATTGGAAGGGCATGAAACACAAGGAGCAGAAGGTGACCGTTGAGCGCGCAGTGATACGGCTGAAGGAAATCCGCAAGAAAGAAGGGAAGCGATAGGCTAGTTGCCGGCGTCACTACCGTTCCACACAAAACCAGTCAACGCTTCATATCCGCGATAGCGACCGATGGCCGGTTCTGCCAATGTCCGCAGAACTCCAGAGCCCGAGGCTCCGACCA
This genomic interval carries:
- a CDS encoding class I SAM-dependent DNA methyltransferase — protein: MLDDIKKTLWATADKLRANMDAAEYKHLVLGLIFLKYISDTFSARQAELAMRFTDESDDYFLPDSNAELIAEELEDRDYYKAANVFWVAEGARWEALRAAAKQPDIGKRIDDALTVIEGENPKLKGILDKRYARAQLPDGKLGELVDLVSTIGFGTNASEARDVLGQVYEYFLGMFASAEGKRGGQFYTPASIVKTLVAVLAPHHGQVYDPCCGSGGMFVQSEKFIEAHGGKLGDVSIYGQEANPTTWRLAAMNLAIRGIDFNLGREPGDTFIKNQHPDLRADFILANPPFNISDWWHGSLEGDPRWVYGDPPKGNANYAWLQHMLHHLKPNGRAGIVLANGSMSSSQNNEGVIRAAMVDADVVEVMIALPGQLFFNTQIPACLWFLTKQKKREGEVLFIDARKQGKMISRVQTELNDEAITYIADTVAAWRGEVEAGATVTEYQDVPGFCRSVPLAEIAQHGHVLTPGRYVGAEEVEADDEAFADKIQKLTEKLGEQMSKGSELDALIRQKLGGLGYEF
- a CDS encoding DUF1289 domain-containing protein; its protein translation is MSKEVKSPCVSLCFLKHDVCTGCGRSKSEIKDWKGMKHKEQKVTVERAVIRLKEIRKKEGKR